The following DNA comes from Alienimonas californiensis.
CGGGGTCGCAAGACCGCCGTATCCCCCGCGAGCATCTCATCCGGTTCCTCAAGGAACACGGGATGCCCCTCGGGGAGTTGGAAGACGAGGCGATGGGCAAGTTGCTCGTCGTCGGGACCGGGGGCGAAGTGCTCGCCGGATTGACCGAGATGCTCGGCGAGAACGAGTTCAAGCTCGAGACCGCCGCTAGCGGCTTTGAGGCGGGCATCCAGGCGGAATCCCTGCACCCGGACGGCGTCGTCATCGACTTCGTCATGGGCCGCAGCGAAGCGCTGATGATCGCCGCCAACCTGCGGAAGAACGCCCAGTACAGCGACACCGTGCTGGTGGGCCTGATCTCCGACGAAGACAGCGCCAGCGGTTTCGACC
Coding sequences within:
- a CDS encoding helix-turn-helix domain-containing protein — translated: MRTIFTTGQVAKICKVAPRTVSKWFDSGRLRGYRIPGSQDRRIPREHLIRFLKEHGMPLGELEDEAMGKLLVVGTGGEVLAGLTEMLGENEFKLETAASGFEAGIQAESLHPDGVVIDFVMGRSEALMIAANLRKNAQYSDTVLVGLISDEDSASGFDRTLFNETFRKPFDTALLAERIKTLVSRKKQLA